The sequence gtTGTAAGTCTAGTGATCTCTTAGTGAGTTAGTGGTGCCTGCATAACTCATGATTTGTGAGTGTGTCAGTCTACAAGATTCGACCACCacgaataataaaataacaataactcacaaaacataggaaaaaaacaattaagactAACAAGGCCGCTTAATACTTTCTTGACGCAGCTACATTTTGTTGATTAATGCGTATACGTTAAAGAACATTGATACCATCATACCTATCTAATGGTTCGTAATTTTCGAAGAGTGAAtaaaatgatgacaaacaaacaaaaaaggtggACAATAGTAGCCTCAATTTCGGTTCACGAAAAGAGGAATTCATAGTTAGAATCATGAAAAGGTGATTGGAGTACTACTATATATGCATAATCTTTGGAAGACTCATTAATGGCTAGTACTCATCGGTCTCAAATAATTGACTATTTAGAGAAATGACTACCATCTATCTGCACCCCACATGTAACTCCACTCCCGAATTTGTTCAACCCAAGGATCAAGTTGCACCCCAAAATAACACACAAGGACCACTTGAATAGTTGAATTCATAGAGAAAGTTGATTTTGACAAGtatttgaaattcaaatttctttaaagtatcattttttttcttttcataaagaaacctactttctttcttttttttttcttttctaaaaaagcAATgccattaattatttttggttcaaCTGTTTATTCTGATTGAGAAAGAGATAGTGAAGCAAGAGATTTTCCTTTGCTTTATTGGTATCAATATGGACCGAACCCTGGTGGGAAGTATAACTTTAAAAGCCATAGCCAACGGCTGAATTTGGTTGTTATACTCTTTATTTATACATTGTATAGTTTTTATATCTCtaattagtaaattataaaactgAAGTAATAAAACTATTTTAGATGTTTATTAAAGATTCAGCATTGAAAATAcaataggattttttttttttttttggtgaaaacaaaattaaaattctagaaaacatgaaacaaatGGAGTAATAACTGAATACAAAAGTAATGGAGTTATAAATTCTCCAAGAATGGAATAACATAATAACTCTGATTTATTGAAATACGAAGACAATGCATATAATCTAGGGTTGCTGGCCGGTAGTAACAGTTGATGTAATCCATCAAAGGAAAACTCATTTGTTCAGGATAGGTCATCATCTGAGACCAACCATCCTTCTTGTTGATCCTGATTTTGACTCGGATTATCAATTCCATCTTGAGGCACACTTGGACGATATCCATCCTGCTGTTGATCATATTGATTATGACCAAGATGGTTAACATTTGCATTATGATCATAAACACCAACAGCTGGATTTATCACTGGATAGTAATCTTGTTGGTCAGAAGCACCAAAAAGATTGTTATTACCGGAAAAAGCATTAACCTCCTCTGGTATATGGCTTGAAGAGATTATAGGCCTCAAAGGCCATAAATCATTATTTACTTGAAGAGCGTTGGAAACATTGAGAGTTTGAAAGAATTGAGAATTCACTTCAACTGAAGATGTTGGTGCCATGACATTTGTAGCAGCTTCGGATGATTCACCATATTCAACATGGGATTGCCTTAGGATTTTGCTTTTGTGGTGATAAAGCTCTTTAAGATATTGATCAATGTACTTACACAAATCTTCACGGTGTCTGTTAGTCAGCTTAAATCTATCTTCCTTCCCACCAAGAAGCTCGAACATGGCCTCTTTCATCATCCTCTCTGCATTTTCcttcatctttctcttgttATTCCCCATAgcttttgatatgttttgtttgataaagcCTTCATGGTTcaccatttttttctcttgttccATATCTGTTAGCATCTCAAACTTCTCCACGACGTTCTTTACTCCCAAGTTCGATGGCCAGACCTCCGGGGTTGAGTTGGATGGACTATAAATCACAGCACATGCTTCGATTCCGCAGAGTACGGAAAGCTCGTGGATCTTTTTCACGAAtcctttctttctcttattgAACGTTGCTCTCCTCATTGAATCATTTTCAATGAAAGATAGGTTTAGCCTCTTTCTCGTCATGATAATGACcacaattgaagaaaaaatatatgaattatgtTTTAGTGATTTTGTATGTTGTGTGTTAttgttttaatcaaaaattcgTTTATATAGAAcaaaatgaattattattttaattaaatgatgaGTTGTTAAGCTGGCgaatttaataaaaagatattgcttttaattttataaaaatttcttaattacattttttaagaaaaaatctttaGTGTTGCCACTTGGTTAGATACAATAACGAACATTTATTGGTGAGATTTGCTGTTCATACTACAAGATTTATtaccataaacaaaaattaaaaccatcACTAATGTTGAATCCACTTGTAAAATTCTGGCTATGAAGAGTAAATGAAAACATCAAAAgtcatcattttttatttatgaagaTACACTGTCATTAAATTTGGTGAAATTGTTGtctatataaattatagtcatttattattttattttgaataacagcTAATATTACACTCAATCAGATTATTTACCTTTTGGGATATCATGACTAAACATATTTTAGCTGTAAAACGTTATCTTCTCTatcaacttaattatttttagatatgatacaaaaaaaattatctggCATTCAACTGGTTTTACAGCTTGTCAAGTATATTAgataagattttgttaaaaagaaaagttccTTTTGTTCTTGGTTGTATCGTTCGAGTAATTCTAAGGTCGAATACattttttggtgaaatttttATCAAGCTCATATTTGAGgcaaaataaaaagtaacacTAATCAATTTTAGTGGACACCTAGGTTGCATGGAAATGAAAATGGATACACGTAAGCGAAACGATTTGGAAAACGGAAAcaattattctaaaattaagaaataaaaacgttttggaaacatacgtatatatatatatctggatatatgtatatatataataaaacaccaaacataaaacCTATCTCTAAAGGAAttttgaaacaacacaaattcaaaaacataaatattaaatagttgaattaaaacaatagtattattatatatttatatgtattatgaatataagttttcaaattattttatttattaagtatTTAACCTAAAAAAAGTTTCCGACgtatttccaaaacaaaaacggAGTTTCCATCTTGTTTCCAAACaaagatttctaaaaatatattcagaTATAATGTGTTTTCGTGACTTGTTTCCGTGTTTTTAAGAATTTCTGTTTctgaaacgtttcggaaacagGAAAcggatttttaaaaagttttcataCAACATAGGTGGACACACAATAAAAACGAGAAtatcacaaaatctttattaaaaaaataaaaacgaggaTATCACAAGTCCAATAAcactgaaaagtgaaaacccaTAGTCatcacaaaatataataaaacgataataaaaagaacatttgaatatattatttggtttgCTTACTAGAACTTGAAACACACTCAGCCACTCTTTAAGTCTAGTAAGACCACATAGAAAGGAAATACTAACGAAACCATGTATTATTGGTAGGACTTGGATTGGTAACGGGGATCGTGCTGCTTGTAGTAGCGACGGTTAAAACAGTGGACGAATCACCAAGGATCTGTTGATCATGCTGGTGTTGGGGTTGGTGGTTATCATCCATAAATAGAAAACCCCTTTGCTGATCAGCATCTGCATAGTTCAATGGTTCAGGTTGGTGGTGCGTCATCTCCATAAACCATTGATGTTGGTTCTGACTGTAGTTCTGATttaggtttaaattcaaacttgGAGGCTGCTCATAGAGTCCAACATGTGGAGATGACGGATAACGAAATTGTTGgtgctgttgttgttgtggaaGAGGGTTTAGAAAAGCTGCCAATGATGAGGAACCGGCCTCATTAGTTGTGGTGGTTGGTGGGGTTGTAGACGCCATGATCTCCATTGATCCAGTCCTTTCAAAGATAGTCCTGACCGCACCTGCAGCATTGGAAGACTCGCCGATCTCCATTGATCCAGTTCTTTCAAAGGTAGTCCCGACGGCCGCACCAGCATTGGAAGACTCGCCGATCTCCATCCCAGAGTTCTGTAAAATCTCAGACCTGCGATTAATATCTTTGATATATTGTTCAATCACATAACCTAAATCGTTAAGATCCATGATATTCATATGATACTTTCCCATGTTTCCTAAAAAACACTGGGACATGAGTTCGGCAATCTCTAGCTCCCGATTATATCTTCTTTGTCTCCTGAAATGATCGGACGCTTTCGCTATCCTTTGTCTGAGAAAGGTTTCTTGGTCCACCATCTTCTTTTGTTGGTCCATTTGTGGAAGCGTCCTGAACTCTGAGACTATCCTTTGTACACCGGAATTTGATGGCCACACTTCGGGGTTGGAATCGTACGGACTGTAGATGATGGCACATGCATTGATACCACACAAAGTGGAGAGCTCACTCACTTTCTTCAGCaaccctttctttcttttcttgaaagTTGCTTTCCTCGATGCATCGTTGGTAATGAAAGcaagttttactttctttctcgTCATTGAAACttattctctcttgtttttttttttttttttgtgtttgtgtgttttgttttgagttagCGGATGAGTGTGGTATACTTATATAGCGAGGAAGAGGTACAAACATGTGTCTCTCCTTCAATATTAGATTACAGCTAGtcataaatattattagatTACATCTAGtcataaatattattagatTACATCTAGTCATAAATATTAGATTACAGCTAGTCATGAATATTCTGTGAATATTCCTAagatttgttttcaaaattggGTCAAAGATTTTTTCTCAATACGTATCTGGAATTACTCGTTTTATTGGATACTTTGACTGTGGATTATTGACTTGTAAATTAGAGACGAACGAAAAACATTACAGAgataaattatagttttatattatatagcttGTAggttaagaaatttaaaatgcctattgtttgtgaaatgtcgatatttatcaatatttggAGTGGTGATGACAAATAATATGGAACTAAGTAGTATTACATGCTACAGTACAGATgtgatatttttcatttaaattaaaagtttttaaatcgatttaggattaaaattttaagttatataatgttagtatttttccataaaaattagaTGAATGTGTACAGATTATTGCACGTATGTAACCTTAACATATCTATTTTGGAATGAAAAATACTTCTCATCCTGTCTCGTCTCGTCTTGTATCATATTGTTAGAAACTTTATGTATCATAACCGCTTTCTTTTAAATAGTTATCCATTAGACAATGTATATTAAAGTTTGGCTAagaaatttagataaaatatagtaattctccatttgaatatttaatttatatttaacaaaaatcataattctcaaaaaactctgaaaatatttttaaaatattcaaaatatatgttttaaagtaGTTACTTACATGTTACATAGTCAACATTCTCTTATAGGTCcgtgaaaattaaaatttgattaccCGGTGGACCACAAGTAAATTTAATTGGGTTAATATATTTTAGCATAAATTAATGTGTAAATATGATTTGAAATATAACATGAAATCATTGTGAATTCataaatgtatttatataaaatagtgTATAAGTATATAATGTTATGGagtgactttttaaaaaatatttttaatttttgaatgtcaagtttttttctttttgaagtcATAAgctcatatttctttttatctgtcttttgtaaatataattacgACGATACATCGAAAATAAACAGTTAAAATTTTGAATCCCTAAAAGGCTAAACAGATACAAACATCAAATAACGTTGATTTTTTGGTCAAAGTGGTATAGTTCTATTAATCACTTGTAtacgttaaaaaaaatttcttgcaCGTTAGAAGGTATAATgatccactacaagaaaacatagctGTTTCCGACCATCAAATCCGTCGGGAAACGGTCGAAAAGGGGCATTTCTAACCATTAACTAACGACAGTGAATCGGTCGAAAATCGTCGGTTGCAAATTTATTTGGTTAGAAATCGGTCAGAAATTTCCGACCGAACATTGGTTAGAATTTCGTTGGTTAAAAATCGGTCGGATTTCGGTTAGCTAAATACCGACTAATACCGACAGCATTTCCAACCATATAAATCTGTCGCTAATTTCCTACCGATTACCGACCATTTTTTTCTCGAATCGCTTACCGGTTAGAATATGGTCGTTATTTAAACCGACCATTATATCGGTCGGAAAATTCGTCAAAACTGgtaatgttttcttgtagtgatactATATCgtaattaaaaagtttatatcaaatattatataattatccAGAACtatcataattaaaatactGTTTACCCATTCTTACAACTTAACTTTTTAGTTCATATCATTTGTCCCAATTACACGTTAGATTTctaatgtatttttgtaatatattattctatttagatgctttgtttatttgtatattatcATTAAATTGTATATGTTTAGAGGTCTCAAAGTGGATACTTAGGTTATCCAAAATTTATGTCAACCTTATTTATAATGAAAATCATTCGAGTATAGTGTTTTCGTTATTTGAATTATCCATTTGTAGCAAATATCTACTATATCTTGTcttaataacataaataaactaaactttaatcaaaaattaatttacatgTTCTTCTATGAAATTAGTCGTATAATCATTTTCTCGATGACATTTAGTGTATattcttaataaaaatatatgattatcatatatgatgtttttattgttttgtcttaGTTTCAATTCTAAGATTAGATCAAGATGATGGCTTCAAGCTCTTTATTGCGGcttatatctaaaataattccACACGTGAAATGTAATCAgactactaaaataaattatatttacgACAATTATAGATTAcacttatttattataaaaactcttgtattctttttttattttatttttaaaagcattCTTGTATTCTTGTCCTCTATCTTTGTGActatacttattttatttacgTACCATTCAGACaaataattatgattttgaTAACTATCGGAATTAAGATTATAATCTTgctccaaaatttttttttaactgtcaAAAACGAAATTAGGAAACAATcatatatgtgtgtaaattCTTTTAAAGGGCCCATGAACATTCAAATTTGATTATTCAAGTATCCAAATCAATACAAAACTAGGAGATAGTTGTACTTTTCtaaacttataatataataataaatatagataatattatatttcttttaaaaacttattttatttgagatagtatttatttttgatattgtaATTGTTcggtaaatctatatatatcttattgaatactatttattttagaatattatagtattttaatttgtttgatttatattacagttttatattgcatgtttgttatatttgcatcattattttgtgaaatatttgaagtagtaattatatattgtaattatgagcaaataaaatttattaatttatcaaccacataaacttaaatgataatttatttttaccaatGCGCCAAtgtgaaaaattaaaacaaacatt comes from Camelina sativa cultivar DH55 chromosome 19, Cs, whole genome shotgun sequence and encodes:
- the LOC104764262 gene encoding agamous-like MADS-box protein AGL80, translating into MTRKRLNLSFIENDSMRRATFNKRKKGFVKKIHELSVLCGIEACAVIYSPSNSTPEVWPSNLGVKNVVEKFEMLTDMEQEKKMVNHEGFIKQNISKAMGNNKRKMKENAERMMKEAMFELLGGKEDRFKLTNRHREDLCKYIDQYLKELYHHKSKILRQSHVEYGESSEAATNVMAPTSSVEVNSQFFQTLNVSNALQVNNDLWPLRPIISSSHIPEEVNAFSGNNNLFGASDQQDYYPVINPAVGVYDHNANVNHLGHNQYDQQQDGYRPSVPQDGIDNPSQNQDQQEGWLVSDDDLS
- the LOC104764263 gene encoding agamous-like MADS-box protein AGL80, producing the protein MTRKKVKLAFITNDASRKATFKKRKKGLLKKVSELSTLCGINACAIIYSPYDSNPEVWPSNSGVQRIVSEFRTLPQMDQQKKMVDQETFLRQRIAKASDHFRRQRRYNRELEIAELMSQCFLGNMGKYHMNIMDLNDLGYVIEQYIKDINRRSEILQNSGMEIGESSNAGAAVGTTFERTGSMEIGESSNAAGAVRTIFERTGSMEIMASTTPPTTTTNEAGSSSLAAFLNPLPQQQQHQQFRYPSSPHVGLYEQPPSLNLNLNQNYSQNQHQWFMEMTHHQPEPLNYADADQQRGFLFMDDNHQPQHQHDQQILGDSSTVLTVATTSSTIPVTNPSPTNNTWFR